One genomic segment of Stenotrophomonas sp. 704A1 includes these proteins:
- a CDS encoding Gfo/Idh/MocA family protein, protein MPKLGIAIVGAGMIGAVHRRAALLAGADVRGVAASSAHRAREAAQSWNVPRAYRDIEEVVADPQVQVVHVCTPNHLHRPMAQAALEAGKHVICEKPLATTLDDAQALAALAASAGRVATVPFVYRYHPVVREARARIAQGDLGPLHLIHGSYLQDWLLDPASNNWRVDPALGGASRVFADIGSHWCDLVEWVSGERFSEVSAAFDTVIAERGALGGQSFSTPAAGGAMQAVASEDVAVAMFRTGAGTLASLTVSQVSAGRRNRLWFEIDGAKASVAFNQEDAERLWIGLPEQREEIFVRGPGAGSAEQRRLSVLPAGHAQGYAQCFEAFVADTYRAIDGERPQGLPTFEDGVRSARIVDRVIASARSRAWTAIG, encoded by the coding sequence ATGCCCAAGCTTGGAATCGCCATCGTCGGTGCAGGCATGATCGGTGCCGTGCATCGCCGCGCGGCACTGCTGGCCGGCGCCGACGTGCGCGGCGTGGCCGCCTCGTCCGCGCACCGCGCACGCGAGGCCGCGCAGTCGTGGAACGTACCGCGCGCCTATCGGGACATCGAAGAAGTGGTCGCCGATCCACAGGTGCAGGTCGTGCACGTCTGCACCCCCAACCACCTGCACCGCCCCATGGCGCAGGCCGCACTGGAAGCCGGCAAGCATGTGATCTGCGAGAAACCGCTGGCGACGACGCTGGACGATGCGCAGGCGCTGGCGGCCCTGGCCGCATCGGCCGGGCGGGTCGCCACCGTGCCCTTCGTCTACCGCTACCACCCGGTGGTGCGCGAGGCGCGCGCACGCATCGCGCAGGGCGACCTGGGGCCGCTGCACCTGATCCACGGCAGCTACCTGCAGGACTGGCTGCTGGACCCTGCCAGCAACAACTGGCGCGTGGATCCGGCGCTGGGCGGCGCATCGCGCGTCTTCGCCGACATCGGCTCGCACTGGTGCGACCTGGTGGAATGGGTCAGCGGCGAGCGCTTCAGCGAGGTCAGCGCCGCGTTCGACACCGTGATCGCCGAACGCGGTGCGCTCGGCGGGCAGAGCTTCAGCACGCCGGCAGCGGGTGGCGCGATGCAGGCGGTGGCGAGCGAAGACGTCGCGGTTGCGATGTTCAGGACCGGCGCCGGCACGCTGGCCTCCTTGACCGTCAGCCAGGTCTCGGCCGGACGCCGCAACCGCCTCTGGTTCGAGATCGATGGCGCCAAGGCCAGCGTCGCATTCAACCAGGAGGACGCTGAGCGTCTGTGGATCGGCCTGCCCGAGCAACGCGAGGAAATCTTTGTACGCGGACCCGGCGCCGGCAGCGCCGAACAACGCCGGCTGTCGGTGCTGCCGGCCGGGCACGCGCAGGGCTACGCGCAGTGCTTCGAAGCGTTCGTCGCCGACACCTATCGCGCCATCGACGGCGAGCGGCCACAGGGCCTGCCCACCTTCGAGGACGGCGTGCGCTCGGCGCGGATCGTCGATCGTGTCATCGCATCGGCCAGGTCACGCGCCTGGACGGCCATCGGTTGA
- a CDS encoding nucleoside permease yields the protein MTHAMSRLGAMMFLQFFIWGAWFVTLGTYLVQGPLQASASQVATAFLSQSIGAIVAPFLVGLIADRYFAAQRILAVLHLAGAVLMWLASTATTFSVFSACVMGYMLLFMPTLALANSVAMRHMQSPEKQFPLVRVAGSIGWIVAGVLIGWLGWEQAHRLELTFRMAALASLALGLYAFTLPHTPPLAQQRDAGLGQILGLDSLRLLKSRAYLVFFLASIAICIPLSFYYNFTNPYLNDLGVRGAAGLQSLGQVSEVLLMLAMPFLFVRLGVKTMLAVGMAAWVLRYALFAFGDAGSGFPLLVIGIVLHGICYDFFFVTGQIYTDAHAGPAARSSAQGFITLATYGVGMLIGTFLSGAVVEHFTTAAGPDWQQIWLFPAGVALVVLVAFLLLFRERPVAAAAPSTP from the coding sequence ATGACGCACGCCATGTCGCGCTTGGGCGCGATGATGTTCCTGCAGTTCTTCATCTGGGGGGCGTGGTTCGTCACCCTCGGAACCTACCTGGTGCAGGGCCCGCTGCAGGCCAGCGCCAGCCAGGTCGCCACGGCCTTCCTCAGCCAGTCCATCGGCGCCATCGTTGCCCCCTTCCTGGTCGGCCTGATCGCCGATCGCTACTTCGCCGCACAGCGCATCCTGGCGGTGCTGCACCTGGCCGGCGCGGTGCTGATGTGGCTGGCGTCCACGGCAACGACCTTCAGCGTGTTCTCCGCCTGCGTCATGGGTTACATGCTGCTGTTCATGCCGACGCTGGCACTGGCCAACAGCGTGGCGATGCGGCACATGCAATCGCCGGAGAAGCAGTTCCCACTGGTGCGGGTGGCCGGCAGCATCGGCTGGATCGTGGCCGGTGTGCTGATCGGCTGGCTGGGCTGGGAACAGGCGCATCGGCTTGAACTGACCTTCCGCATGGCGGCGCTGGCATCGCTGGCGCTGGGTCTGTATGCATTCACCCTGCCGCACACGCCGCCGCTGGCACAGCAGCGCGACGCCGGGCTCGGGCAGATCCTGGGCCTGGATTCGCTGCGGCTGCTGAAGTCGCGCGCCTACCTGGTGTTCTTCCTGGCCTCCATCGCCATCTGCATCCCGCTGTCGTTCTACTACAACTTCACCAACCCCTATCTCAACGACCTGGGCGTGCGCGGCGCGGCCGGCCTGCAGTCGCTGGGCCAGGTCTCCGAAGTGCTGCTGATGCTGGCCATGCCGTTCCTGTTCGTGCGGCTGGGGGTGAAGACGATGCTGGCGGTGGGCATGGCGGCGTGGGTGCTGCGCTACGCCCTGTTCGCCTTCGGCGATGCCGGCAGCGGCTTCCCGCTGCTGGTGATCGGCATCGTGCTGCATGGCATCTGCTACGACTTCTTCTTCGTCACCGGCCAGATCTACACCGACGCCCATGCCGGCCCCGCCGCGCGCAGCAGCGCGCAGGGCTTCATCACCCTGGCCACCTACGGCGTGGGCATGCTGATCGGCACCTTCCTGTCCGGCGCGGTGGTGGAGCACTTCACCACCGCGGCCGGGCCGGACTGGCAGCAGATCTGGCTGTTCCCCGCAGGCGTCGCGCTGGTCGTGCTGGTCGCCTTCCTGCTGCTGTTCCGCGAGCGGCCGGTGGCCGCGGCCGCGCCTTCCACGCCCTGA
- a CDS encoding sugar phosphate isomerase/epimerase family protein, which translates to MKTLKGPALFLAQFIGDTPPFDRLDTLAQWAAGLGYSGLQVPTSAPGLFDLAEAARSQAYCDDVAGMLAGHGVQITELSTHLQGQLVAVHPAYDSLFDGFAPADRRGNPAARQAWAVEQLLLAAQASQRLGLTAHATFSGALAWPYFYPWPQRPPGLVEEAFAELGRRWRPILDAFDTCGVDLCFELHPGEDLHDGVTFERFLKVVDHHPRARILYDPSHMLLQQMDYLGFIDRYHDRIGIFHVKDAEYHASARSGVYAGYQDWIDRPGRFRSLGDGQIDFKAIFSKFAQYDFPGWAVLEWECCLKHPEDGAREGAAFIRDHIIRVTGRAFDDFADSGTDAASLQRMLGI; encoded by the coding sequence TTGAAGACGCTCAAGGGTCCAGCGCTGTTCCTGGCGCAGTTCATCGGCGACACACCTCCCTTCGATCGGCTGGACACGCTGGCACAATGGGCCGCGGGCCTGGGCTATTCTGGCCTACAAGTACCGACCAGTGCGCCCGGCCTGTTCGACCTGGCCGAAGCGGCACGCAGCCAGGCGTACTGCGACGACGTGGCCGGCATGCTGGCCGGGCATGGCGTGCAGATCACCGAGCTGTCCACCCACCTGCAGGGGCAGCTGGTCGCCGTGCATCCGGCCTACGACAGCCTGTTCGACGGCTTCGCACCGGCCGACAGGCGCGGCAATCCGGCTGCACGCCAGGCCTGGGCGGTGGAGCAGCTGCTGCTGGCGGCCCAGGCCAGCCAGCGCCTGGGGCTGACCGCACACGCCACATTCTCCGGCGCGCTGGCCTGGCCTTACTTCTATCCCTGGCCACAACGCCCGCCCGGCCTGGTGGAAGAAGCCTTCGCCGAACTCGGCCGCCGCTGGCGCCCCATCCTGGACGCGTTCGATACCTGCGGCGTGGATCTGTGCTTCGAGCTCCACCCCGGCGAGGATCTGCACGACGGTGTGACCTTCGAGCGCTTCCTCAAGGTAGTGGACCACCATCCCCGTGCCAGGATCCTGTACGACCCCAGCCATATGCTGCTGCAGCAGATGGACTACCTGGGCTTCATCGACCGCTACCACGACCGCATCGGCATCTTCCACGTCAAGGACGCGGAGTACCACGCCAGTGCACGCAGTGGCGTGTATGCCGGCTACCAGGACTGGATCGATCGTCCAGGCCGGTTCCGTTCACTCGGCGATGGCCAGATCGACTTCAAGGCGATCTTCTCGAAGTTCGCGCAGTACGACTTCCCGGGCTGGGCAGTGCTGGAATGGGAGTGCTGCCTGAAGCACCCGGAAGATGGCGCGCGCGAGGGCGCTGCGTTCATCCGCGACCACATCATCCGCGTGACCGGGCGCGCCTTCGACGACTTTGCCGACAGCGGAACGGATGCCGCATCACTGCAGCGCATGCTGGGAATCTGA
- a CDS encoding LacI family DNA-binding transcriptional regulator yields the protein MATIYDIAKHVGVSAGTVSRALSRPDKVLPATRARIEQAADALGYVPNTIARTLKTQRSGKILVTVPDIANPFFAQILQGAEDAAQALGYAVLLGDTQHLPEREERYAQMLRRNEADGLIVLGHRLPPTARDIVQQRGAAAPVVNGCEFDPALGIPSVHIDNAAAARAVMDHLYALGHERIAVVGGPTDNPLHQQRLEGVRVAGKARGRLRQLSVVPGDFSVESGHAAALALLATAAAAPTAIFCFSDQMALGALAACRDLGIRVPEQVSIAGFDDLASSRYLTPPLTTIRQPMREIGERAVALLLAIIDQVDVPLQQTLDFSLMLRGSTAPPRRM from the coding sequence ATGGCAACCATCTACGACATCGCAAAGCACGTCGGCGTTTCGGCCGGTACGGTATCGCGGGCGCTGTCCCGGCCGGACAAGGTCCTGCCGGCCACGCGCGCGCGCATCGAACAGGCCGCCGACGCGCTGGGCTACGTGCCCAACACGATCGCCCGGACACTCAAGACCCAGCGCAGCGGCAAGATCCTGGTCACCGTGCCGGACATCGCCAACCCGTTCTTCGCGCAGATCCTGCAGGGCGCGGAGGACGCCGCGCAGGCGCTCGGCTACGCCGTGCTGCTCGGCGATACCCAGCACCTGCCCGAGCGCGAGGAGCGCTACGCGCAGATGCTCCGGCGCAACGAGGCCGACGGCCTGATCGTGCTGGGGCATCGCCTGCCGCCGACGGCGCGCGACATCGTGCAGCAGCGGGGCGCCGCCGCGCCGGTGGTCAATGGCTGCGAGTTCGATCCTGCGCTGGGCATTCCCAGCGTCCACATCGACAACGCAGCCGCCGCGCGCGCGGTGATGGACCACCTGTATGCGCTGGGACACGAGCGGATCGCGGTGGTGGGCGGGCCCACCGACAATCCCCTGCACCAGCAACGGCTGGAAGGGGTCCGTGTCGCTGGCAAGGCGCGCGGCCGCCTGCGCCAGCTGAGCGTGGTGCCGGGCGATTTCTCGGTGGAATCCGGCCATGCGGCCGCGCTGGCCCTGCTGGCAACCGCGGCGGCGGCGCCGACCGCGATCTTCTGTTTCAGTGACCAGATGGCGCTGGGCGCGCTGGCGGCCTGCCGGGATCTGGGCATCCGCGTGCCGGAGCAGGTGTCCATTGCCGGCTTCGACGATCTGGCGTCATCCCGGTATCTCACGCCGCCGTTGACGACCATCCGGCAGCCGATGCGGGAGATCGGCGAGCGTGCGGTCGCCCTGCTGCTCGCCATCATCGACCAGGTCGATGTACCGCTTCAGCAGACACTGGATTTCAGCCTGATGCTGCGCGGCTCGACAGCGCCGCCGCGCCGGATGTGA
- a CDS encoding AI-2E family transporter, whose translation MSLVIPTLPRPPVARIAAWLLMLLGMWLALKLGLVVTLLSGLLVFQLTHVLAATVEGKLRPGRARAIAVIVLSAVIIGVLVLAGIGVASFFRNETGGPDVLLARLMDILNTSRHQVPALLQPYIPEDLTALRAAVNEWAAEHQRQLGVAGTSVVQVGVRVLIGMVLGAMIALYDELPLPKMGPLARELIGRTSRLATAFRQVVFAQVKISLLNTVFTALFLLGVLPLFGVHLPLSKTLVLITFLAGLLPVVGNIISNTIITIVALSVSFYVAVVALLYLVVIHKLEYFLNARIVGGEIQARAWELLLAMLVMEAAFGLPGLVAAPVFYAYVKRELVDQRWI comes from the coding sequence ATGTCACTCGTCATCCCGACCCTGCCCAGGCCCCCCGTGGCGCGCATCGCGGCCTGGCTGCTGATGCTGCTGGGCATGTGGCTGGCGCTGAAGCTGGGCCTGGTGGTGACCCTGCTGTCGGGCCTGCTGGTGTTCCAGCTGACCCATGTGCTGGCCGCCACCGTGGAAGGCAAGCTGCGCCCCGGGCGGGCACGGGCGATCGCGGTGATCGTGCTCTCGGCGGTGATCATCGGGGTGCTGGTGCTGGCCGGAATCGGCGTGGCCTCGTTCTTCCGCAACGAGACCGGAGGCCCGGACGTGCTGCTGGCGCGGCTGATGGACATCCTCAACACCTCGCGCCACCAGGTGCCGGCGCTGCTGCAGCCGTACATTCCCGAGGACCTGACCGCGCTGCGTGCGGCGGTGAACGAATGGGCGGCAGAACACCAGCGCCAGCTGGGCGTGGCAGGCACTTCGGTGGTGCAGGTGGGCGTGCGCGTGCTGATCGGCATGGTGCTGGGCGCGATGATCGCGCTGTACGACGAACTGCCGCTGCCGAAGATGGGGCCGTTGGCGCGGGAGCTGATCGGACGCACCAGCCGCCTGGCCACTGCGTTCCGCCAGGTGGTGTTCGCCCAGGTGAAGATCTCGCTGCTCAACACGGTGTTCACCGCCCTGTTCCTGCTGGGGGTGCTGCCGCTGTTCGGCGTGCACCTGCCGCTGTCGAAGACCCTGGTACTGATCACCTTCCTGGCCGGACTGCTGCCGGTGGTGGGCAACATCATCTCCAATACCATCATCACCATCGTCGCGCTCTCGGTATCGTTCTACGTGGCGGTGGTGGCGCTGCTGTACCTGGTGGTGATCCACAAGCTGGAGTACTTCCTCAACGCGCGCATCGTCGGCGGTGAGATCCAGGCCCGCGCCTGGGAGCTGCTGCTGGCCATGCTGGTGATGGAAGCGGCCTTCGGCCTGCCGGGGCTGGTGGCCGCGCCGGTGTTCTACGCGTATGTGAAGCGCGAACTGGTCGACCAGCGCTGGATCTGA
- a CDS encoding GGDEF domain-containing protein: MGHRAPPNGLQTWLWILAGLFVLCTLPLMAIALVQGTQRYTEADDNLVALRQLRQTFELANRVSAERGPANSLLGADVADAQEHARLAAQLAVARQRVDVAATGLHAVFEADPRVVEETPLLRDAQRRLQAARGTVDRVAALPLAERSVDEVDRAISSMFAVYDRLQALTSVQISDLVGADREAAIPALQGQVLIDLREHGGRLASNVMAPLAVPGAWRAQQVRAARQTEGRLLELWRLAASHESVFRSDPALSWHWDMARRQFFGQSLPMIEQLIEDGRRGVPPRWTAAEFTARYVPTLQSLEALRDGYLGVSIARFEHTRNREAVRLAVLAGTALGTLMILGLAMRIAHVQILRPLLQAQAQVIQIASDTPGSAQRGTHPMAEMQRLFDAIEVLRAKSHQRAALTRELRELAGTDQLTGLLNRRSLDEQVQQRHAAGSTQAVVILLDVDHFKAINDGQGHAAGDDVLVQVAHLLQRQLRRNDSIARYGGEEFLVLLADADLAGARQLAETLRVALRQQDIALGDGQSLRVTASFGVAQGRLDPAGWRALVRAADAAMYEAKALGRDRVQVADSGRAAR, from the coding sequence ATGGGTCACAGGGCACCGCCGAACGGGCTGCAGACCTGGCTCTGGATCCTGGCCGGGCTGTTCGTGCTGTGCACGCTGCCATTGATGGCCATCGCCCTGGTGCAGGGCACCCAGCGTTACACCGAGGCCGATGACAACCTGGTCGCGCTGCGGCAGTTGCGGCAGACCTTCGAGCTGGCCAACCGGGTGTCTGCCGAGCGTGGGCCGGCCAACAGCCTGCTCGGCGCCGATGTGGCCGATGCGCAGGAACATGCCCGGCTGGCCGCGCAGCTGGCGGTCGCGCGGCAGCGGGTGGACGTTGCCGCGACCGGCCTGCACGCCGTGTTCGAGGCGGACCCGCGGGTGGTGGAGGAAACGCCACTGCTGCGCGATGCACAGCGCCGGCTGCAGGCCGCACGTGGCACGGTCGACCGGGTGGCCGCGCTGCCGCTGGCCGAGCGCTCGGTGGACGAGGTGGACCGTGCGATCAGCAGCATGTTCGCGGTCTACGACCGGTTGCAGGCGCTGACCTCGGTACAGATCAGCGATCTGGTCGGCGCGGACCGCGAGGCGGCCATTCCGGCCCTGCAGGGCCAGGTGCTGATCGATCTGCGCGAGCATGGGGGGCGACTGGCCTCCAACGTGATGGCGCCACTGGCCGTGCCCGGTGCCTGGCGCGCGCAGCAGGTGCGCGCCGCACGGCAGACCGAAGGCCGCCTGCTGGAACTGTGGCGGCTGGCCGCCAGCCATGAGTCGGTATTCCGGAGTGACCCGGCGTTGTCGTGGCATTGGGACATGGCGCGCCGGCAGTTCTTCGGCCAATCGCTGCCGATGATCGAGCAGCTGATCGAGGACGGCCGGCGCGGCGTACCGCCGCGGTGGACCGCCGCCGAATTCACCGCCCGCTATGTGCCGACCCTGCAGTCGCTGGAGGCGCTGCGCGATGGCTACCTGGGCGTGTCGATCGCGCGCTTCGAACACACCCGCAACCGCGAAGCGGTGCGCCTGGCAGTCCTGGCCGGGACCGCGCTCGGCACCTTGATGATCCTGGGCCTGGCAATGCGCATCGCCCACGTGCAGATCCTGCGGCCGCTGCTGCAGGCCCAGGCGCAGGTGATCCAGATCGCCTCGGACACGCCGGGCAGTGCGCAGCGCGGCACCCATCCGATGGCCGAGATGCAGCGCCTGTTCGATGCCATCGAGGTCCTGCGCGCGAAGTCGCACCAGCGCGCCGCACTGACCCGCGAGCTGCGCGAACTGGCCGGCACCGATCAGTTGACCGGGCTGTTGAACCGGCGCTCGCTGGACGAGCAGGTGCAGCAGCGCCACGCCGCCGGCAGCACGCAGGCGGTGGTGATCCTGCTGGACGTGGACCATTTCAAGGCGATCAACGATGGCCAGGGCCATGCCGCCGGCGATGACGTGCTGGTGCAGGTGGCGCACCTGCTGCAGCGCCAGCTGCGGCGCAACGACAGCATTGCCCGCTACGGTGGCGAAGAGTTCCTGGTGCTGCTGGCCGACGCTGACCTGGCCGGTGCACGCCAGCTGGCCGAAACGCTTCGCGTGGCATTGCGGCAGCAGGACATCGCGCTCGGCGACGGGCAGTCGCTGCGCGTCACCGCCAGTTTCGGCGTCGCCCAGGGCCGGCTGGATCCGGCCGGCTGGCGTGCACTGGTGCGTGCCGCCGACGCCGCCATGTACGAAGCCAAGGCGCTGGGTCGCGACCGGGTGCAGGTGGCGGACAGCGGACGCGCCGCGCGCTGA
- a CDS encoding PaaI family thioesterase: MNPQSLLYSVINGDLPPSKAGLLLGWRFISHDPEQDQIHVEFDASSALTNPMGNIQGGFLSAMLDDCMGPAIYAMLPPNRLAVTVESKTSFVSPARPGRILGWGQIEHSKGSIIFTRGRLTSPNGRLLATASATFRVGAMRWRGLPVPRTVARHMVGRILRRAQADSG; this comes from the coding sequence ATGAATCCCCAGTCCCTGCTGTACAGCGTGATCAACGGTGATCTTCCGCCGTCCAAGGCCGGTCTGCTGCTGGGGTGGCGTTTCATCAGCCACGATCCCGAGCAGGACCAGATCCATGTCGAGTTCGATGCCAGCAGCGCCCTGACCAACCCGATGGGCAACATCCAGGGCGGCTTCCTGTCGGCCATGCTGGACGACTGCATGGGGCCGGCCATCTACGCAATGCTGCCGCCCAACCGGCTGGCGGTAACGGTCGAATCGAAGACCAGCTTCGTCAGCCCGGCCCGTCCCGGACGCATCCTCGGCTGGGGGCAGATCGAACACAGCAAGGGCAGCATCATCTTCACCCGTGGCCGTCTGACCTCGCCCAACGGCCGCCTGCTGGCCACGGCCAGCGCGACGTTCCGCGTGGGGGCGATGCGCTGGCGCGGCCTGCCGGTACCGAGGACGGTGGCCCGGCACATGGTCGGCCGGATACTGCGGCGGGCACAGGCAGACAGCGGCTGA
- a CDS encoding GNAT family N-acetyltransferase encodes MDIPQLETPRLRLRAQRLEDFAPYAAFLASPRATGMGGPFGEVAAWGQFCHDLASWRLFGHGALMVERRDSGACIGQVGINHGPLFPEPELGWLLYAGQEGQGFASEAAAALRDWAFDVRGLPTLVSYMAPDNAASAAVARRLGGVLDRQARRTDPDDLVFRYYRR; translated from the coding sequence ATGGATATTCCGCAGCTGGAAACGCCGCGACTGCGCCTGCGCGCGCAACGGCTGGAGGACTTTGCGCCGTATGCCGCCTTCCTGGCATCGCCACGCGCGACCGGCATGGGCGGGCCGTTCGGCGAGGTCGCCGCGTGGGGACAGTTCTGCCACGATCTGGCCAGCTGGCGCCTGTTCGGCCACGGCGCGCTGATGGTCGAGCGCCGCGACAGTGGCGCCTGCATCGGCCAGGTGGGCATCAACCACGGGCCCCTGTTTCCCGAGCCGGAGCTGGGCTGGCTGCTGTACGCCGGGCAGGAAGGGCAGGGCTTCGCCAGCGAAGCCGCGGCAGCACTGCGTGACTGGGCATTCGACGTGCGCGGGTTGCCGACGCTGGTCAGCTACATGGCGCCGGACAACGCAGCGTCGGCGGCGGTCGCGCGCCGCCTGGGCGGCGTGCTGGACCGGCAGGCGCGGCGCACCGATCCCGATGACCTGGTATTCCGCTACTACCGGCGTTGA
- a CDS encoding pyridoxamine 5'-phosphate oxidase family protein: protein MTTLTLHELARKMAGIDFALLQTHAGGEIAGRPMSNNGDVDYDGDSWFFALDSTDMVREIAADPAVALGFTGSKSLLGKPPLFVHVQGRAALLRDRATMAQHWVKDLERWFEQGVDTPGLVLIHVHARRIHYWDGEDQGEISV from the coding sequence ATGACCACGTTGACCCTGCATGAACTGGCCAGGAAGATGGCCGGCATCGATTTCGCGCTGCTGCAGACCCACGCCGGTGGCGAGATCGCCGGCCGGCCGATGAGCAACAACGGTGACGTGGACTATGACGGTGACAGCTGGTTCTTCGCACTGGACAGCACCGACATGGTGCGCGAGATCGCCGCCGACCCGGCCGTGGCGTTGGGCTTCACCGGCAGCAAGTCGCTGCTGGGCAAGCCGCCGCTGTTCGTGCATGTGCAGGGCAGGGCGGCACTGCTGCGCGACCGCGCCACGATGGCCCAGCACTGGGTGAAGGACCTGGAACGCTGGTTCGAGCAGGGCGTGGATACTCCGGGTCTGGTGCTGATCCATGTGCACGCCCGCCGCATCCATTACTGGGACGGCGAGGACCAGGGCGAGATCAGCGTCTGA
- a CDS encoding NMCC_0638 family (lipo)protein, with protein MRAATWLTAGLLLPMLAAAQPARAPKAAAQDPFSELFDTACMQHIGAPARLQSLMDANGLTPLQPAEAATLLQGQQGMAWMVPLASGRYAVSWADDGTCTVYAEKADPAVVQKGFARLMQAAPKPLQIRSLPSRGPLSGDQVAIQYGWATPGESKLRVRFRLVTRQAADAGVQAMASATPGEAMREQPAATPPHGER; from the coding sequence ATGCGTGCTGCGACCTGGCTGACGGCCGGCCTGCTGCTGCCGATGCTGGCGGCGGCCCAGCCCGCGCGTGCGCCCAAGGCCGCCGCGCAGGATCCCTTCAGCGAGCTGTTCGACACCGCGTGCATGCAGCACATCGGCGCGCCGGCGCGCCTGCAGTCGCTGATGGATGCCAATGGGCTGACACCCCTGCAGCCGGCCGAGGCCGCCACCCTGCTGCAGGGCCAGCAGGGCATGGCCTGGATGGTGCCGCTGGCCAGTGGCCGCTACGCGGTCAGCTGGGCCGATGATGGCACCTGCACCGTGTACGCCGAGAAGGCCGATCCGGCGGTGGTGCAGAAGGGCTTTGCGCGGCTGATGCAGGCGGCGCCGAAACCACTGCAGATCCGCTCGCTGCCATCGCGCGGGCCGCTGTCCGGCGACCAGGTGGCGATCCAGTACGGATGGGCGACGCCCGGTGAAAGCAAGCTGCGGGTGCGCTTCCGGCTGGTGACCCGGCAGGCGGCCGACGCCGGAGTGCAGGCGATGGCCTCGGCCACGCCGGGCGAGGCGATGCGCGAGCAGCCCGCGGCCACGCCGCCGCACGGCGAGCGCTGA
- a CDS encoding DUF2975 domain-containing protein, which translates to MCWLGILAALLAVPLLAYDRRWLLDSVQDAHAMAVHGSWLFLHFCAGLGAIVALLVLCLVFLRHLARLLRSAARERPFTHANAQRLQRMAWLMLAMEVLSIVIGLYAAWMGPDFSWMEVGGGMSITGLVAVLMLFVLARVFAVGAAMRDDLDAVI; encoded by the coding sequence ATGTGCTGGCTCGGCATTCTCGCCGCGCTGCTGGCGGTTCCCCTGCTGGCCTACGACCGCCGCTGGCTGCTGGACAGCGTGCAGGACGCGCACGCGATGGCCGTGCACGGTTCCTGGCTGTTCCTGCATTTCTGCGCCGGGCTGGGCGCCATCGTGGCACTGCTGGTGCTGTGCCTGGTGTTCCTGCGGCACCTGGCGCGCCTGCTGCGCTCGGCCGCACGCGAACGTCCGTTCACCCACGCCAACGCGCAGCGCCTGCAGCGCATGGCCTGGCTGATGCTGGCCATGGAAGTGCTGTCGATCGTGATCGGCCTCTACGCCGCATGGATGGGGCCGGATTTCAGCTGGATGGAAGTGGGCGGCGGCATGTCGATCACCGGCCTGGTCGCAGTGCTGATGCTGTTCGTGCTGGCGCGGGTATTCGCGGTGGGCGCGGCGATGCGCGACGACCTGGACGCTGTGATCTGA
- a CDS encoding helix-turn-helix domain-containing protein, with product MAIVITLDRMLQQRGMTLSELAGRIDITLANLSILKTGKARAIRFSTLDAICRELQCSPGDLLGHDPAQLQDADQV from the coding sequence ATGGCGATCGTGATCACCCTCGACCGCATGCTGCAGCAACGCGGAATGACCCTGTCCGAGCTGGCCGGGCGGATCGACATCACCCTGGCCAATCTGTCGATCCTGAAGACCGGCAAGGCGCGGGCGATCCGCTTTTCGACGCTCGATGCGATCTGCCGCGAACTGCAATGCAGCCCGGGCGACCTGCTCGGGCATGACCCTGCGCAGCTGCAGGACGCCGATCAGGTCTGA